A part of Octopus sinensis linkage group LG7, ASM634580v1, whole genome shotgun sequence genomic DNA contains:
- the LOC115214167 gene encoding cytochrome c oxidase assembly protein COX18, mitochondrial codes for MISSLRVIINNRTCYQSFTRFNLIRHYGKTSYSCQKFHPYSSGSNLTKCKWDSLHSAQSNIYKYSTLCQPKTTNFVENNGLRKFKPYQNTSILSKKHSFFPLYNHERTFSMESYYRFFSPDFLPIKYSYEFLTYIHTLTGCPWWASILVGTCLLRSFITFPLAVYSLYIIAKVELLQPEIRRLSHRLKIETAKAVRQFGWEMNHARIKYNHSLKKLIRDLYIRDNCHPLKATLLVWIQIPMWFSLSFALRYMSDFTPGLNQENHLFHPELETEGLLWVSNMLLPDSTWILPVALGLINLSIIEMYALQMKNTSKFSKVVTNLIRCLSIVMIPIGASVPSCMCWYWTCSSLYGLLQNIVLKFPKVKRTLKIPETPSESKQPLQDLFAAAKKKYTWKK; via the exons aCATCCTACAGCTGCCAAAAGTTCCACCCTTATTCTTCGGGATCCAACTTGACCAAATGCAAATGGGATTCTCTACATTCTGCTCAATCTAATATCTACAAATATTCTACTCTTTGCCAACCAAAAACTACAAATTTTGTTGAAAACAATGGCCTCAGGAAGTTtaaaccataccaaaacacaaGTATCTTATccaaaaaacattcattcttccCTCTTTATAATCATGAGAGGACATTTTCTATGGAATCTTATTATAGGTTTTTCTCTCCAGACTTTTTaccaataaaatattcatatgaaTTTCTCACTTATATTCACACCCTGACTGGCTGCCCCTGGTGGGCCAGTATACTTGTTGGCACCTGTCTGTTGAGGTCCTTTATAACTTTTCCTTTGGCTGTTTATTCATTATACATTATTGCAAAAGTCGAGTTGCTTCAACCTGAGATACGGAGACTGTCGCATCGCCTCAAAATCGAAACTGCTAAAGCTGTACGGCAATTTGGATGGGAAATGAACCATGCTCGGATTAAGTATAATCATTCG CTTAAAAAATTGATTCGTGATTTGTATATCAGGGACAACTGTCACCCACTGAAGGCCACTTTACTTGTATGGATCCAGATACCCATGTGGTTTTCCTTATCATTTGCTCTGCGCTACATGAGTGATTTCACACCTGGCCTCAATCAAG AGAACCATCTCTTCCACCCTGAGCTGGAGACTGAAGGCCTGCTATGGGTCTCCAACATGTTGCTACCAGACAGCACATGGATCCTTCCCGTAGCACTTGGACTCATTAACCTTTCCATTATTGAA ATGTATGCATTACAAATGAAGAACACAAGTAAATTTTCAAAAGTAGTAACAAACCTCATTCGGTGTCTCAGTATTGTAATGATACCAATTGGAGCTTCCGTCCCAAGT tgTATGTGTTGGTATTGGACATGTTCCAGCCTTTATGGTCTTCTTCAGAACATTGTGTTGAAATTTCCCAAAGTCAAGCGAACTCTCAAGATTCCAGAAACACCAAGTGAAAGTAAACAGCCACTTCAAGACCTTTTCGCTGCTGCTAAAAAGAAGTACACCTGGAAGAAATAG